From the genome of Brassica oleracea var. oleracea cultivar TO1000 chromosome C4, BOL, whole genome shotgun sequence:
CTGATCGCGTGAAAGAAGCACGTTTACAAACCCTAATGGCAGATTTCAACCGACTTAAGATGAAGGAGACTGACTCGATTGATAATTTCGTTGGTAGACTCTCCGAGTTATCAACTAAATCGGCTACCTTAGGAGAAAGCAATGATGAACTAAAGCTTGTTAAAAAATTTCTCAACAGCTTACCTAGAATAAAATATATACATATTATAGCTGCATTGGAACAAGTCCTCGATCTTAACAAGACAAGCTTTGAAGACATAGTGGGAAGGTTGAAAGCTTACGAAGAAAGAATTTTTGATGAGGAAGATGAGAAACACGAGGATCAAAGTCAAAACAATAAGCTTATGTATACCAACGCAGACTCGCAGCCGTATCAAGAGAGATACGAAAGTGGAAGGGAAGAAGTTTGGGTATCGGGGAAGAGGCAGAGGACGTTATGGTTATCAGCAGAATGGAACTATCACCAAGAAAGAGATGCTTTGAGGGTTACATGTTTCAGATGTGATAAGTTAGGACACTTTGCTCAAAGTTTTCCTGACCGATTACTCAAGTTACAAGAGACACAAGAAAGCGAAGAGGACACTACACATGATGCGGATGAGTTGATGATGAATGAGGTTGTATACCTCAATGAACGGAATGTCGTGCCAAGTAAAATCGATGCTGCCTCAACCATAGGGTGTTTAATTAATACTTGACTTTCTTTTTATAAATTTTATGTGTTATATATACAAATAGACTTTGATCAAAGAAAAAATAGACAAATCGACTTTCATTATAACTGGAAAGTAATCTTTTAATTTGAAATGTAACCTTTTTATTTTACAAGTATTAAATTTGTTATTTATTAAGTTCTTAATTAATGCATACATACATACATACTTTTTAAAAAATCAAAATTTTTTTCTGTCATAGTAATAAATATTCTCAAACAATTAACAAAAACTTAGTCAAACCTGCAAAGAGTCACTAATTAGTAGTTTTATGATGTATGGGAAAAAAACAAAAACAAACTAACAAACGTTTAGTCAAGATTTCTATAGAATTTATTATTTTGATTTATGGTAGAAGGTTGAATAACCATATTGCATTACTATGGTAATAAAATGTCCATATGGTAATAAAATTAAACAAAAGATAATAATTATGGTAGAGAATTCAAAACAGATATACTATATATATCTGAGTAACTGAGTCAAGATTTCATATGTATCTTTTCAATTAACTATATATAATTGGGACTCAAGTGTGAGTTCAATAAAGCATTTTATATAAGCTTTTAAGGTACACATGCCAATTTTTAAGGTACACATGCCAATAATCTCTAATTATATTAATACATACTCAGATTTTTATACTGTATCACCATTATAAAATATATCTATCTTTGTCGTAATATGCTTTATTTTCAAATTATATCGATCAACTGAAGTTAAATAATACATATTCCCATTTTCATATTTTCTAAGTTCTTGAAATAGTAAAAATTGTAATCATAAAAAGCCAGTAATTATATGTTTTTAGAAGAGTGATTTTCCATTTCCATCGTGTTAAAAAATTTCAGATTACATTTATTGTTTTGTTTGCTTATACTGGCTCTCTCTATTGTTTAAAGTAATGATATAATTTTTTTACTTTCTTGAAGTATCAATTTCTGAATATATCAGAAGTTTACATAAGCATTAACTAATTATTTTTTTAAAGAAGATTGAGTTCAATTTAGTTAATGAAATTTTGAGTCTCTTTGATTTTCCAGTTTACATAATAAAAAAACTATTCTGGAATTCAGATTCTTGCAACTGGGTGATGTTACTCAATGTATTATTTTGGAATTTACAGGAAATGATGTCAAAAGAGATGGTTAAAATAAATCCAGATATGCTAATGCTAAGTGATGATCAGACTCCTAAGATTGGAGCTAGCTTGAGCCAATCTAAACGAAGGAAGATTTCAATTGTTGGCATTAAACCCAACATACCTGACCTGAATGTGAAACCTTGTTATGATTCTGATGAGGAAGAAAAAGGAGAAATTACAAAAACATTTCAGAATCTTGCAGGTTTAAAATCTCATGATGGATGTTATGTTCATCATAAGCTTTTGTACGAGCTTGAGGTCGAGATCTTTGCTCGTCTTCCATGCTTTGAATACTGGAAACTGCAGTTTCTTAACAAGAAATTTTTGCAGTTGTTAAAAAGTGGTGAAATTTTCAGGGTGAGACAAGAAAAAGGCCTTGTGAAACCCTACGTGATTTTGCATTCAGGGGCTGATTCAAATTGGGAAATGTTTGATAAGGATTTTAAAAACTTTCAGAAACTTCCTAAAGTTCCTTCTTCTGACTATTGCTTTTTCCACAGCGATAAGGAAACAATTAGTGTGGGTACTCAGTTAATTGTCATTGGAAGAGAAATAGAGGGAATTGTGGTGTTTCGCTACGAGCTAGAGAATCATAAGTGGTTCAAAGGTCCTTCAATGATCACACCGAGGGTCATGTACGGTTCTGCTAGCCATGGAAAAATTTTTACTTGCTTGGTTTGGACAACTAGAATTTTCAGGTTATTAGGTTTTTAACCATAAACAATGGTTGTATTTTTTAAAATAAAATTGCCTGTTTTATTTTACATGGTTAGATAATCGATTTACTAAAAACATAGAATGTACTAATTTAACTTTGGTAATTTTGATAAAACATTTTTATTATATTTTATGTGAACCCAAATTGTATTATTTACCCAGAGGAGTTGAAAATACAGGAGTTATAAATAATTAGAAATAAGAAAGCAACTGTTATAAAAATGTGCTTGTTTATCATTTATAAATAATAATAAGAAAGACCTTGTTATTTTTATATTATTATTAATCAGTTTGATACTAGCGGCTTGATCCCCGTAACTAGTTACTAGATAATCCCAATTCGAAAATCCATGATCAATGATTTGACTTCACTATATGTTGTTTCATTGAAGCCGATTTAAAGAACTATCTGAAGCTATAGGGGCATCAGATTTCTCATCGTAAAAGTGAACATTGTGAGCTACTTAAAAGGGTACCAGAGAAACAGTAAATATCTATTGCATTATGACAAAATTTTTTTTTTTATAATCTAACAGCAACTTAATACAGTTTGGTTAGAATCAGGTTAATCATAGGGTGTTTAATTAATACTTAACTTTATTTTTATAAATTTTATGTGTTATATATACATATAGACTTTGATCAAAGAAAAAATAGACAAATCGACTTTCATTATAACTGGAAAGTAATCTTTTAATTTGAAATGTAACCTTTTTATTTTACAAGTATTAAATTTGTTATTTATTAAGTTCTTAATGAATGCATACATACTTTTTAAAATTGCAATGGATTAAAATAAGTAAGTTCATCGAAAGGCAAAAAAAAATCAAAATTTTTTTCTGTCATAGTAATAAATATTCTTAAACAATTAACAAAAACTTAGTCAAACCTGCAAAGAGTCACTAATTAGTAGTTTTATGATGTATGGGAAAAACAAAAACAAACTAACAAACGTTTAGTCAAGATTTCTATAGAATTTATTATTTTGATTTATGGTAGAAGGTTGAATAACCATATGTCCATATTGCATTACCATGGTAATAAAATTAAACAAAAGATAATAATTATGGTAGAGAATTCAAAACAGATATACTATATATATCCGAGTAACTGAGTCAAGATTTCATATGTATCTTTTCAATTAACTATATATAATTGGGACTCAAGTGTGAGTTCAATAAAGCATTTTATATAAGCTTTTAAGGTACACATGCCAATTATATAATAATCCTAATCTCTAATTACATTAATACATACTCAGATTTTTATACTGTATCACCATCATAAAAATATATCTATCATTGTCATAATATGCTTTATTTTCAAATTATATCGATCAACTTAAGTTAAATAATACATATTCCCATTTTCATATTTTCTAAGTTCTTCAAATAGTAAAAATTGTAATCATAAAAAGCCAGTAATTATATGCTTTTAGAAGAGTGATTTTCAATTTTCATCGTGTTAAAATTTTTCAGATTACATTTATTGTTTTGTTTGCTGATACCGGCTCACGCTATTGTTTAAAGTAATGATATAATTTTTTTTACTCTCTTGAAGTATCAATTTCTGAATATATCAGAAGTTTACATAAGCATTAACTAATTATTTTTTTAAAGAAGATTGAGTTCAATTTAGTTAATGCAATTTTGAGTCTCTTTGATTTTCCAGTTTACATAAAAAAAACTATTTTGGAATTCAGATTCTTGAAACTGATTGATGTTACTCAAAGTATTATTTTGGAATTTACAGGAAATGATGTCAAAAGAGATGGTTAAAATAAATCCAGATATGCTAATGCTAAGTGATGATCAGACTCCTAAGATTGGAGCTAGCTTGAGCCAATCTAAACGAAGGAAGATTTCAATTGTTGGCATTAAACCCAACATACCTGACCTGAATGTGAAACCTTGTTATGATTCTGATGACGAAGAAAAAGGAGAAATTACAAAAACATTTGAGAATCTTGCAGGTTTAAAATCTCATGATGGATGTTATGTTCATCATAAGTTTTTGTACGAGCTTGAGGTCGAGATCTTTGCTCGTCTTCCATGCTTCGAATACTGGAAACTGCGGTTTCTTAACAAGAAATTTTTGAAGTTGTTAAAAAGTGGTGAAATTTTCAGGGTGAGACAAGAAAAAGGCCTTGTGAAACCCTACGTGATTTTGCATTCAGGGGCTGATTCAAATTGGGAAATGTTTGATAAGGATTTTAAAAACTTTCAGAAACTTCCTAAAGTTCCTTCTTCTGACTATTGCTTTTTCCACAGCGATAAGGAAACAATTAGTGTGGGTACTCAGTTAATTGTCATTGGAAGAGAAATAGAGGGAATTGTGGTGTTTCGCTACGAGCTAGAGAATCATAAGTGGTTCAAAGGTCCTTCAATGATCACACCGAGGGTCATGTACGGTTCTGCTAGCCATGGAAAAATCGCATTTTTTGCAGGAGGCATTCAAAAGGATGACAATGAGAACCCTATAGTTGTTCGAACCGTAGAAAAGTATAATGCTGATACAAAAAGTTGGACTATGATTAATGGAATGCATAAAGCAAGGAAGTTCAGCTCAGGATGTTTCTTGCGTGGAAAGTTTTATGTCCTCGGTGGCCGAGATGAGAATGATAAACACCTCACTTGTGGAGAAAGTTATGATGAGACCACAAATTCTTGGGAGTTGATACCTGACATGTTAAAGGACATGACATTCATTATTCCTTCCCAATCTCCGCCTCTTATAGCTGTGGTTGATGACAATCTATACATGTTGGAGACATCTTTGAACGAGCTTCGCGTATATGATATAAACACAAATATTTGGAAGAAACTTGGTGTTGTCCCTGTGAGCGCAAACACTACCTTTGGTTGGGGGACTGCGTTTAAATCTATGGGAGATAGACTTCTGGTTGTTGGAACTTCTCACTCTTGGCATAGGAAAGCAATAGTCTACTCATGCCGTCCTTCTCCAGACGTGGAAGAGCAGCACTGGGAAGAATTAAAATATTGGTGCACTGGTTCTGAGCTCCCACCGTTTATTCATAACTGTTGTTTGATGTTTGCTTAAAGTTGTGACCTCAAGGACCACCGTGATGCATGGCTGAAGCAGGGAACGGGTATCTTCAACCACACTTCATCGCCTCTGATGGCTGAAGCTCTCGCAGTCAGAACAGCTCTCCTCAACGCCCTCGATGCGGGCTATACCAGAATCTGTATTAAATCAGATTGTCACGCCCTTGTTGCTATTATCTCCTTGAAACAACACCCGGCGGATCTCCACGGAATCACTCGGGACATCGAGCATCTATCTCTCTCCTTTGAATGTATCTCCTTTGTTTTCATTTCCAGAATCTTGAATTCGGCGGCTGATGCCCTTGCGAAATCATCTCTATACTCTGCCCCCACCAACTAGTTTGTTTGGTTGGGTTATTATCTATAATATTCAGTGTTCAAAAAAAAAAATATACTGTATTTTGCCAAAAAATAGTTATATATTTTAAAAACTAAATTTATCTTCAAAATTTTCATACAACTAGAGATCAGTAAACTAATGTTGGATTATATCGGATAGAGCTTCAACAAAGGTCGGGAGGACAATTTCTTGAAACGCATTAAAAATCAATTAACAGAATTAGAGTTACCAGACTTAATTGTTACTTGGCAAACTATAACACCACAAGAGCAACTATAACATGTTACTAACATATCACTGACAATCGATGTGACGCATGTTAATTAGTGTAACGAGGAAATGACCAAGTTTGTTTTTTCATTTGAGTAGAATATAATTTGAGTAGAATATGTATCTTCATCCTCTCTGTTTTATATTTCGAGTTTCCTAATAAATTACAGTCATGTATATTCTTCGACAATAACCAACAAAAAATAGAAGCCACATTTACTGTTTAATAACGGTAACTTAACTGAGTCTAAAAATAAATATAAACCACTTTAAACAGGAAAAAAAATCAATATCTAGCTCATCATATGCAGGGCCGTCTAACAGCACGCGCAAGCGGAGCGGTCGAATAGGACCCAAAATATATAAAAAAAAGTTTAATTTTTTTTTAAAAATATATAGATAAATTATTGTAAGAAACTTTAAAATTTTAGATATAATGCTAAATTTAGAACTTATAATTAAAAAAATCAGACAAAGTTATTAAATTTTAAAATTACTTGATAAAATGTACGATTAATATTTTTTTTTGAACAAGGTCTAAAATTAATTTGAGACGGCCCTGATCATATGCGACCACTCAAGTTTTCTTTTTTGTTTTGTCAGCAACAACCATTCAAGTTAATAATCCCAAATAATACACACTGGTACGAAGACCGTGTCAAATATTACAAATAAAGACTCTGTTTTCCTGTTCTAGATGTGTCCTTCTTCATATTTTAATCAATCATCTTCATTATTTGATAGTTTAAGTACAAGAAAAACAATTTACTAACTTTAGGAGGTGTTATTGGTTTATATATTTTGATTGATTTAGAAATCCATATAGTATTTATAAATCCAAGTAAAATATGCAAATCCGGAGGTTTTCCCTCAGATTTGAATCTTTGTATTTTTAACTAAAAAATCCAAACAAATTCATTCAAATCCATTATAAAATCAAATATATTAGTAAATCNNNNNNNNNNNNNNNNNNNNNNNNNNNNNNNNNNNNNNNNNNNNNNNNNNNNNNNNNNNNNNNNNNNNNNNNNNNNNNNNNNNNNNNNNNNNNNNNNNNNNNNNNNNNNNNNNNNNNNNNNNNNNNNNNNNNNNNNNNNNNNNNNNNNNNNNNNNNNNNNNNNNNNNNNNNNNNNNNNNNNNNNNNNNNNNNNNNNNNNNNNNNNNNNNNNNNNNNNNNNNNNNNNNNNNNNNNNNNNNNNNNNNNNNNNNNNNNNNNNNNNNNNNNNNNNNNNNNNNNNNNNNNNNNNNNNNNNNNNNNNNNNNNNNNNNNNNNNNNNNNNNNNNNNNNNNNNNNNNNNNNNNNNNNNNNNNNNNNNNNNNNNNNNNNNNNNNNNNNNNNNNNNNNNNNNNNNNNNNNNNNNNNNNNNNNNNNNNNNNNNNNNNNNNNNNNNNNNNNNNNNNNNNNNNNNNNNNNNNNNNNNNNNNNNNNNNNNNNNNNNNNNNNNNNNNNNNNNNNNNNNNNNNNNNNNNNNNNNNNNNNNNNNNNNNNNNNNNNNNNNNNNNNNNNNNNNNNNNNNNNNNNNNNNNNNNNNNNNNNNNNNNNNNNNNNNNNNNNNNNNNNNNNNNNNNNNNNNNNNNNNNNNNNNNNNNNNNNNNNNNNNNNNNNNNNNNNNNNNNNNNNNNNNNNNNNNNNNNNNNNNNNNNNNNNNNNNNNNNNNNNNNNNNNNNNNNNNNNNNNNNNNNNNNNNNNNNNNNNNNNNNNNNNNNNNNNNNNNNNNNNNNNNNNNNNNNNNNNNNNNNNNNNNNNNNNNNNNNNNNNNNNNNNNNNNNNNNNNNNNNNNNNNNNNNNNNNNNNNNNNNNNNNNNNNNNNNNNNNNNNNNNNNNNNNNNNNNNNNNNNNNNNNNNNNNNNNNNNNNNNNNNNNNNNNNNNNNNNNNNNNNNNNNNNNNNNNNNNNNNNNNNNNNNNNNNNNNNNNNNNNNNNNNNNNNNNNNNNNNNNNNNNNNAAAACCTCTCTAGCTCCAAATCTCTTGTTTTTAACATGTCTTCTTCCCATGGTGACAAGCGAAGTTCCGATGGGGAGATGGGCGAGGCCACCTCTCCGGCGCCGATTCCGACTTCCCCGATCGAAGCGCCGGCTTGCGTTGCCGACCATCTCTCCTTTCGAGAGAGATTAGTTCGTCGACAAGCCGAGAAAGAACAGGTTCGAGCCGGCGCCGAGTTACCGTCCTCTTCTGCACTGGCTGTTGCTCCGGGTCACGGGACCGAGGGCGTAACTCCGCGAGATACGGGAACTCTCGCAGGCTCGGTCATTCCGGATGCTTCGGCTTTACCTGCTGGATCGTCCACGACTCCGATTCTCGTTGAAGATAAGGAGAGGGCTGCTGACTCTATGCCTCCTCCTCTGGCCAGGAAAGAGATCGTTCTAGCGCTGCGCGCTCCTAGTGTTGTTCCGGTTGCTCAGCCTAAGGGCCAGAAGAGGAAGTTGACCAAGGGCGGTGACGGGTAATCTTCGCAGCAAGGAGACTCGAGTATAGCGTCGGGGCTTCGCGAAAAGGTTTGTCGCTCTCTTATTCTCTTGATTGTTACATATTTTTTTAAAGACAAAGGATCCCTAACTTTCTTCTCGTTTCGCAGTTCATGTCGTTGATCGATGGGATGATCAGCAAGTGCGGTTCTGAGACTAGTCGTCTCGCCGGGGAGTTGTTGGAGCTGCAGGGTAGATGGTCTGAAACTGAGGCCATGCTGACGGCTGTCAAGGATTCTCACTCCGTGAAAGTGTCGAAACTCGAGGTCGTGATAGGGGAGCACGAGAGGGACCTCGAGAAGACGGCGAGTTCACTGCTTAAGGAAAAGAAAACCAGGAAGGCCAAATCTTCGGAGGTGCGTCGTCTTCAGCGTCAGATCGAGGGCGATGCAGGGTTAGGGAGCCGCGGGATTCGAGAGGCAAAGGACACTCTTCGCTCTGAGTTTCAGGCTCGCTTGGCGAAGATCTACGCCTTTCTGGGCTCCCTCGAGTGCATCCGGAATAGGGATTTAGCCTTGGCGACGATTGAGGGTGGGATGGCCGTGGTTCAGTCGTTCCAGAATGAGACTCCTCCGACCTTAGAGGCCGAAGAGGCCAGACTGTCCGGCTGCAAGGGAGATTTGGAAATCGTGGATGGAGATTTTGATCTCATCCTAGCTGACCTGAAATCCGCGTGCTTTCTTCCGACGTGTTCAGAAGGCCCAGAGGGGAAAGATCCAAGGCTCGGAGAAGGCGGAGGTGATGCAGCTCCAGGCTTGGACGAAGCGACGGGTGAAGAGGGAGCGTGTGTTCTGAGGATGACTTTGGTTTGATATCTTGCGGGAGATTTTTTTTATGTTTGATGTTTCGGCCTTAAATGGCCTCATTTCGTGTTTCGGGACTGGCCGTATGTGGCTTTGAATCCCTGCCGTTCTGCGGCTTTCTTTTTATGATAAGATGATCGAGTTGCCTTTTTCATAAGTGTACGTATGGCGTGGAAGAAGGGTGATGAGTTGTCATCTCATATCCTTCTTCGATGTGAAATGTTTCGTTCGAGATCTGTTTCGAGAGTTTTTCCGCGAGATATCGACTTCGCGGGATATCTGAAGATGTCAAATATAAACATAGAGGCATGGTTTTGGGATCTCGTATCTTTTGGATATCATGCCTTGAGATGTTAGAGACCAGTGCGCTGGGTTTAGGGCAAGACCTAGGTTTACTTTTGATTTTAAGATTTTATGCGGTGACTAGCCGGCTATCGATTTATCTGTCACGATTTTAACCTGATTCGTACCGATTTAAAATCCGCGATAGTTTCTCGGCTTATATGACTTGTTAGATACGAATCGAGCATCTCTCTGGNNNNNNNNNNNNNNNNNNNNNNNNNNNNNNNNNNNNNNNNNNNNNNNNNNNNNNNNNNNNNNNNNNNNNNNNNNNNNNNNNNNNNNNNNNNNNNNNNNNNNNNNNNNNNNNNNNNNNNNNNNNNNNNNNNNNNNNNNNNNNNNNNNNNNNNNNNNNNNNNNNNNNNNNNNNNNNNNNNNNNNNNNNNNNNNNNNNNNNNNNNNNNNNNTTTTTGATTTTTTTTTTTTTTTTTTTGACGGAGTGTCCGTTTTCGTCGTTCGGAAGAAGTAACCCTCGTGGCATTTCTCGTGACGTCCCGCGATGCCAAAGGCTGCTTCTCCTAACGGCTGATTTATTTTCGCATATCGAAAATGTTTTGCGGATGAAAGATAATTTGCTTGGTTAAGATATGTCGGAAACATCGAAGGCGTGGTCGGATGTTTCCGAGTTTGAGAGTATANNNNNNNNNNNNNNNNNNNNNNNNNNNNNNNNNNNNNNNNNNNNNNNNNNNNNNNNNNNNNNNNNNNNNNNNNNNNNNNNNNNNNNNNNNNNNNNNGTAGTTCGGTCATTGTGAGTTGGTTTGTTTAGTCATAGTATTTTTTGAGATGCATCGCTTTCCAGGTCCTTGGAATTTTTATGCCTTGCTTGTTGGCTATTTCGTAGGAGCTCAGTCGGACGACTTTTTCGATTTTGTAGGGTCCCTCCCAGTTTGCTCCGAGTTTTCCCGCGTTTCGTTCAGCGGTGTTTTGGAAGACTTTGCGAAGAACTACATCTCCCTGATTAAATCTGCGATTCTGTACGTTGGAATTGTAGTACTTTGCTGCTGCATGTTGGTAATTTTGGATTCGGATGAGCGCTCGATCGCGGTGCTCATTAGTGAGATCGAGATCGTCGAGGAGCATTGCGTTGTTGAGCTCCTCTCATTCGGGAAGTAATCTTCTTCGAACGCCGAGGAACTCTACTTCTGCGGGAATCATGCATTCCGTTCCGTACACCAGAGCGAAAGGGGTTTCTCCTGTTGCTCGCCTCGGGGTGGTACGGTGGGACCAGAGGACTCCCTCGAGTTCGTCGGCCCACCTAACTTTTTTGGCCTCTAAGCGTTCCTTCAGTCCGTCGAGAATGGTCTTATTAATCGTTTCAGCTTGTCCGTTACACTGCGGATACCTGGGCGTTGATTTGTTAAGCCGTATCTTCCATTTTTCGCAGAACGCCTCGAACCGGGTCGGGATAAACTGAGATCCTTTATCGGTTGCAATTTTGTAAGGAACTCCATGCCTACAAATGATGTTTCTCCATACGAAACTTTTGACTTGCACATCTTTTATACTTGCGTACGAATCTGCCCCTACCCATTTTGAAAAGAAATCGGTGAGGACTAAAAGGAAACGCTTTTGCTTTGAATTACAAAGGGGACCGGCAATGTCCATGGCCAAACGCATAAAAGGATAGGGCGATGTGATGGAGGAGAGAACTTCGGCTGGCTGTCGGATGGTTGGAGCATGCCTCTGGCATTTTTCGCATTTTCGTGCGAACTTCTCGCAATCTCCGATCATCGTTGGTCAGTAGTATCCATGGCGCTTGATTTTCACTGCCAGTGATCTTCCGCCGGAATGATTTCCGCAGGACCCAGAATGTACTTCTTCCATCACTTTTCTCGCTTTTTCCCTTTCCAGGCACGTCATGAGTAGTCCGGAGAATCTCCATTTGTAAATTTCGCTGTCTACTGTTACGTATCGCGCGGCCTGTGTTCGGACTTTGCGTGCTGCCCATTTCTCGGTGGGCAGGTGTTCGTTGATAATGTAGTCTCGAATTGTCTGCAGCCATGGGGTATCGTACCCGTAATTAGATTGCTCTGATTTCGGTCGTATCGTAACTTCTTCTTCTTCGTCATCTTGACCCTCTATGAGGTTGACGACGATTGGTGGTCTGATGCTTGGATGTTCGATGAACTCGACCGGAATTACCCTTTTAAGTCCTGGGTCAGAACTTGATGCTAAGGCCGCGAGAGCATCTGCCTGGATGTTTTCAGAACGGGGAATTCGCGTAAGAGTAAAACAGTAAAACTTTTGAGCTAGTTTTTGGACCAGTTTGAGGTACGCGTCCATCCGTTCATCCCTGGCTTCATACTCTCCGCTGAACTGATTTACCACTAACTGGGAGTCGCTGTAAGCGTGGATGTTTCGTATCTTCAAGCCGTGAGCCAAACGCAGTCCTACGACGAGTGCTTCGTATTCGGCTTCGTTGTTTGAGGCGTGAAATTCCAGCCTGAATGATTGCGCTAAGATCTCGCCCGTCGGAGATGTGAGGCGAATTCCGATGCCTGATCCCTGCTTGGACGAGGTTCCGTCGACGTGAAGGAGCCAAGTGGAATTTGGTTCCTCGTTGGTTATGGTCTCTGTCGGTAATTCGACCAAGAAGTCCGCAAGCACTTGTGACTTTGCGCTTGTTCTCGGTCGGTACTCGATATCGTACTCGCTCAGTTCCACCGCTCATTTGGCCAACCGGGCCGATTGACTTGGGCTATGCAGCATCGTTCGTAGGAGAAAAGTCGTGAGGACGACGATCGTGTGGGATTGGAAATCTGGTCTTAGTTTTCGGGCCGATGTTACGACCGCGCATGCTAATTTTTCAATTAGCGGGTACCTAGATTCGGCATCCAGCAAGATTTTTCTTATATAGAAAATAGGTTTCTGTTCGCCACGTTCTTCCCTGATCAGCACGCCGCTCAAAGCTGTTGCTGATACAGCGATGTACAAGAACAAAGGCTCCCCCTCCANNNNNNNNNNNNNNNNNNNNNNNNNNNNNNNNNNNNNNNNNNNNNNNN
Proteins encoded in this window:
- the LOC106338828 gene encoding F-box/kelch-repeat protein At3g27150-like codes for the protein MMSKEMVKINPDMLMLSDDQTPKIGASLSQSKRRKISIVGIKPNIPDLNVKPCYDSDEEEKGEITKTFQNLAGLKSHDGCYVHHKLLYELEVEIFARLPCFEYWKLQFLNKKFLQLLKSGEIFRVRQEKGLVKPYVILHSGADSNWEMFDKDFKNFQKLPKVPSSDYCFFHSDKETISVGTQLIVIGREIEGIVVFRYELENHKWFKGPSMITPRVMYGSASHGKIFTCLVWTTRIFRLLGF
- the LOC106341552 gene encoding F-box/kelch-repeat protein At3g27150-like; amino-acid sequence: MMSKEMVKINPDMLMLSDDQTPKIGASLSQSKRRKISIVGIKPNIPDLNVKPCYDSDDEEKGEITKTFENLAGLKSHDGCYVHHKFLYELEVEIFARLPCFEYWKLRFLNKKFLKLLKSGEIFRVRQEKGLVKPYVILHSGADSNWEMFDKDFKNFQKLPKVPSSDYCFFHSDKETISVGTQLIVIGREIEGIVVFRYELENHKWFKGPSMITPRVMYGSASHGKIAFFAGGIQKDDNENPIVVRTVEKYNADTKSWTMINGMHKARKFSSGCFLRGKFYVLGGRDENDKHLTCGESYDETTNSWELIPDMLKDMTFIIPSQSPPLIAVVDDNLYMLETSLNELRVYDINTNIWKKLGVVPVSANTTFGWGTAFKSMGDRLLVVGTSHSWHRKAIVYSCRPSPDVEEQHWEELKYWCTGSELPPFIHNCCLMFA